One Brassica napus cultivar Da-Ae chromosome C2, Da-Ae, whole genome shotgun sequence DNA window includes the following coding sequences:
- the LOC106367175 gene encoding transcription initiation factor TFIID subunit 8 — MTNGGGGEGGGSGKGNLFRGNDFAYALARMAVAQICEGVEITSYQESHAREGARFSSFHETALETLTEVVIQYIQSVGKTTQFYANMAGRVEGNALDIVQALEDLGSGLGFSGAPDVERCLAESGVVKDIIRYTAEAEEVPFVYSLPRFPFNRGKRPAPSFAEVGAELPDEHIPVWLPAFPQTKVSNELEEDTSVEKIQGEVQSNENGSSLPRLQQSVEVDRLKVQKSMDQKEVEKPSEEQPECNPFLAAPVWVGEKNVPRVFRPSLLTNEEVSAGHVPEKQTNKSHHMPPLEAFAPSGIIKDKSRLGETEGGERNDDGRTQRALLRFKIGTRKAAPVRWTRKESLEEKGWFLEDGDKREKNVELEEEPVTIDTNVK; from the coding sequence ATGACCAATGGAGGAGGCGGGGAGGGTGGAGGAAGTGGGAAAGGGAATCTTTTTCGCGGCAATGATTTCGCCTACGCACTCGCTAGGATGGCCGTGGCGCAGATATGCGAGGGGGTCGAGATCACCTCTTATCAGGAGTCGCATGCACGCGAAGGTGCGAGGTTCAGTTCTTTTCACGAGACAGCTCTCGAGACGCTAACAGAGGTGGTGATTCAGTACATTCAGAGCGTTGGGAAGACGACGCAGTTCTATGCTAATATGGCTGGGAGAGTAGAAGGTAATGCGCTGGATATTGTTCAAGCGCTGGAGGATTTGGGGTCTGGTTTGGGTTTCAGCGGTGCTCCTGATGTTGAGCGTTGTCTTGCTGAGTCCGGTGTGGTTAAGGATATTATACGTTATACAGCGGAAGCGGAGGAGGTGCCTTTTGTTTACTCTCTTCCTCGGTTCCCTTTTAACAGAGGGAAAAGACCAGCTCCTAGCTTTGCTGAGGTTGGAGCTGAGCTGCCAGATGAGCATATTCCGGTTTGGCTTCCTGCTTTTCCCCAAACCAAAGTGTCTAACGAGTTGGAGGAAGATACTAGTGTTGAAAAAATACAAGGAGAGGTGCAGAGTAATGAAAACGGATCGTCTTTGCCGAGATTGCAGCAGTCTGTTGAGGTTGATAGGCTAAAAGTTCAGAAATCGATGGATCAAAAGGAAGTTGAGAAACCATCAGAGGAACAACCGGAGTGTAACCCGTTCCTTGCTGCACCAGTTTGGGTTGGAGAAAAGAACGTGCCACGTGTGTTTCGCCCGTCACTGCTTACAAATGAAGAAGTTAGCGCTGGCCACGTTCCTGAAAAACAAACCAACAAGAGCCATCACATGCCGCCCCTTGAGGCGTTTGCTCCATCTGGTATAATCAAAGACAAGAGCAGATTAGGTGAAACCGAGGGAGGAGAGAGAAATGACGATGGGAGAACTCAACGCGCGTTGCTACGTTTCAAGATTGGGACTCGAAAGGCGGCCCCTGTGCGTTGGACGAGAAAGGAGAGCTTAGAGGAAAAGGGTTGGTTTCTAGAGGATGGAGACAAGAGGGAGAAAAATGTAGAACTCGAAGAAGAGCCAGTAACCATTGACACAAATGTAAAATAG
- the LOC106363168 gene encoding uncharacterized protein LOC106363168 yields the protein MGRLIDIIGAVGTCYLGVARNARVIDAVAQSRWNIRGQRSRHFHALYESIQNIQVPQEDQGRDKVIWKHAEDTYKAQFSSVRTWDQIRVRKATVPWSKCVWFTQGVPRYSFIVWLAVKKRLSTGDRMRTWGIQQGCVMCGEWDETRDHVFFACPYTYSVWDRLAGSLCGRRINPDWSLTLQFVTNNNLQLMDKILLKMVFQTCVYCMWKESNERRHQRGFRTVDQAIRIVDKAIRNRISSLRYGPVHRFAGLLQHWLEVFDRT from the coding sequence ATGGGCAGGCTTATTGATATTATTGGCGCTGTAGGTACTTGTTACCTTGGAGTAGCTCGGAATGCTCGAGTTATTGATGCAGTTGCTCAATCTCGCTGGAACATTCGAGGCCAGCGTAGTCGTCACTTTCATGCTTTATATGAGAGTATCCAGAATATTCAGGTGCCGCAGGAAGATCAGGGGAGGGATAAGGTTATTTGGAAACATGCAGAGGACACTTATAAAGCGCAGTTCTCATCGGTTCGAACATGGGATCAGATACGTGTGAGAAAGGCCACTGTACCTTGGAGTAAATGTGTCTGGTTCACTCAAGGAGTCCCTAGATACTCCTTCATTGTCTGGCTGGCTGTTAAGAAAAGACTTTCTACAGGAGACCGTATGCGGACGTGGGGCATTCAGCAAGGGTGTGTGATGTGTGGTGAGTGGGATGAGACAAGGGATCACGTCTTCTTTGCTTGCCCTTACACATACTCTGTTTGGGATAGACTAGCAGGCAGTTTGTGTGGCAGAAGGATCAATCCAGACTGGTCGCTTACTCTGCAGTTTGTTACTAACAATAATCTTCAGCTTATGGATAAGATCCTACTGAAAATGGTGTTCCAGACTTGTGTTTACTGTATGTGGAAGGAGAGTAATGAGCGCAGACACCAGAGAGGCTTTCGTACGGTGGACCAAGCTATCCGGATCGTTGATAAAGCCATACGGAACAGGATCAGCTCTCTTCGTTATGGGCCGGTTCACCGGTTTGCTGGACTGCTTCAACATTGGCTTGAAGTATTTGACAGGACATAG
- the LOC106364605 gene encoding expansin-A23, whose protein sequence is MARSFTVVIVLLTIVCHQLMSTSAATNAENGWVDAHATFYGGRKGEETMQGACGYGSLFEQSYGLATAALSTALFNNGTTCGACYEIICVNAPQSCIKGARPIRVTATNWCPPNYRDGSWCNPPRKHFDLSLPIFLKIAKYKAGIVPVKYRRVMCPKKSGVKFQLAGNPYFLMVTVFNVGRVGVVVEVKVKGSKTGWIQMTRNWGQVWDTNTVLTGQSLSFLVATSDRKRLKFNNVAPSNWQFDKTYDGKINF, encoded by the exons ATGGCTCGTAGTTTTACGGTGGTTATAGTGTTATTGACCATCGTGTGTCACCAACTCATGAGCACCAGTGCTGCCACTAATGCCGAAAACGGATGGGTCGATGCTCATGCCACTTTTTACGGGGGCAGGAAGGGTGAAGAAACTATGC AAGGAGCGTGTGGGTACGGCAGTCTCTTCGAGCAATCCTACGGCTTAGCGACAGCGGCTCTAAGCACAGCTTTGTTCAACAACGGAACCACGTGCGGTGCATGCTATGAGATCATATGCGTCAACGCTCCACAGTCATGCATCAAAGGAGCGAGACCTATACGCGTTACAGCTACTAACTGGTGCCCACCGAACTACAGAGATGGTAGTTGGTGCAATCCGCCACGGAAACATTTCGATCTTTCGCTACCGATCTTTCTCAAGATCGCTAAGTACAAAGCAGGGATCGTTCCGGTGAAGTACAGGAGAGTCATGTGTCCGAAAAAGAGTGGTGTCAAGTTTCAGTTAGCTGGAAATCCTTATTTCTTGATGGTTACTGTTTTCAACGTTGGACGTGTGGGTGTTGTGGTTGAGGTTAAGGTGAAAGGTTCGAAGACTGGTTGGATTCAGATGACGAGGAATTGGGGACAGGTTTGGGATACGAATACGGTGTTAACCGGACAGAGTTTGTCGTTTTTGGTTGCTACAAGTGATAGGAAACGTTTAAAGTTTAATAATGTTGCTCCATCTAATTGGCAGTTTGATAAAACTTATGATGGCAagattaatttttag
- the LOC106367174 gene encoding protein LONGIFOLIA 1 — protein sequence MSAKLLYNLSDENPNLNKQFGCMNGIFQVFYRQHYPARRVVVAGDELRSLPSGKTIENVGDTNLTTDNKETEKSKSKKKAAKERQRGVVSSESSSRLSFSSSPCSSSFSSESQFEQPGLMQTSKRENPVKDGLVMSSDLRELVRNSIHKETRARDEEESKPERANVSLLKESSPARRVVKLKDSPRFSYDERETRKTVAKFKETPRLSLDSRSNSFKSARSSSSPEPQELVTGHHRRTTSSVVAKLMGLEVIQDESVTDQVRENRFCDSPRPTLQRSRSSDPIKKMMPAKFPMKAAEAATTLTVYGEIQKRLSQLEFKKSEKDLTALKQILEAMETTQKLMSKDDDNNGLSSTNFMQPVPSATLRSSSIVVMNAATASVSKETGNYGSASSSPRSVTLPNVKVSNLRQSQKVSQRKQSAMDVTPRPGVYKVQTDSPTKKTGPRPLAKSGKSQKPSVSPRTQPKKLGFEKQSRPTSPKPEQNKIQRQQLSRQQKESASPRRIRSMQQSEDRLSDESSDLRSLRSDSNVSSASNLDSEVTSRYRYERSSDFTEQQHTPKQRSPELGMRSLPKPLKVTVEQPSPVSVLDVAFDEDESPSPVRKISVVFKDDDHLRSEESQWMNKHKALRRSIVWPESNGSLDQSDAELNEGIMEEGGKLNNNGDHHKYISEILLASGLLRDIDYSMLSIQLHQAHLPINPSLFFVLEQSKTSNVTQHDKKHRGIGFGQQQTANLIERSRRKLVFDTINEILARKFAAEGCTKQPYITSSISQLRRTNKSSKGNELLETVCSEIDRLQDNSNCILDEDDEDLIWEDLQGQGMNWKEIEGETPGLVLDIERLIFKDLISEVVTSEVAASPGMLSGKPRQLFNC from the exons ATGTCGGCAAAGCTTTTGTATAACTTGTCAGATGAGAATCCAAATCTAAATAAACAGTTTGGATGTATGAATGGGATCTTCCAGGTTTTTTACCGGCAACATTATCCTGCGAGACGTGTTGTTGTAGCCGGAGATGAACTCAGGTCTCTGCCTTCAG ggaaaacaattgaaaatgtTGGTGATACCAACCTTACAACGGACAACAAGGAAACG GAGAAGAGTAAGAGTAAGAAGAAGGCTGCAAAAGAGAGACAGAGGGGAGTAGTCTCCTCTGAATCATCATCTAGGCTGTCCTTTTCTTCTTCACCATGCTCCTCAAGCTTCTCGTCTGAATCTCAGTTTGAACAACCCGGTTTGATGCAAACGAGTAAACGTGAGAATCCAGTAAAAGATGGTTTAGTGATGTCGAGTGATTTAAGGGAGCTTGTGAGAAATTCCATTCATAAGGAGACCAGAGccagagatgaagaagaatctAAACCAGAGAGAGCTAACGTGTCTCTCCTCAAAGAATCATCACCAGCTCGGAGagtagtgaagctgaaagacaGTCCTCGGTTCTCATACGACGAGAGGGAGACAAGAAAGACAGTGGCCAAGTTCAAGGAGACGCCGAGGCTGTCATTAGACAGTAGATCGAATTCCTTTAAGAGTGCAAGATCTAGCTCTTCACCAGAGCCGCAAGAGCTTGTAACGGGCCATCACAGAAGAACAACTTCGAGCGTGGTTGCCAAGTTAATGGGTCTTGAAGTCATTCAAGACGAGTCTGTCACTGATCAGGTCAGAGAGAACCGTTTCTGCGACTCTCCAAGGCCAACTCTACAAAGATCAAGAAGCTCTGATCCGATCAAGAAGATGATGCCTGCTAAGTTTCCTATGAAAGCAGCTGAGGCTGCAACTACGCTGACGGTTTACGGTGAGATACAGAAGCGGCTTTCGCAGCTTGAATTCAAAAAGTCTGAGAAAGATCTCACAGCTCTGAAGCAAATACTCGAAGCAATGGAGACGACGCAGAAGTTGATGAGCAAAGATGATGACAACAATGGCTTGAGTTCAACCAATTTTATGCAGCCAGTTCCATCTGCAACCTTAAGATCTTCGTCTATAGTGGTTATGAACGCAGCTACTGCTTCAGTTTCCAAAGAGACAGGCAATTATGGTTCAGCCTCTTCCTCGCCACGAAGTGTTACTTTACCAAATGTCAAGGTTTCAAACCTGAGGCAAAGCCAGAAAGTCTCTCAAAGGAAGCAAAGCGCCATGGATGTGACTCCAAGGCCGGGAGTTTACAAGGTCCAGACAGATtcaccaacaaaaaaaactggTCCTAGACCGTTGGCCAAGTCAGGAAAGAGCCAGAAGCCTAGTGTCAGCCCAAGAACACAGCCGAAGAAGCTGGGGTTCGAGAAGCAGTCTAGACCAACGTCTCCAAAACCAGAACAGAACAAGATCCAAAGACAACAACTTAGTAGGCAACAGAAGGAATCAGCCTCCCCAAGAAGAATTCGGAGCATGCAGCAATCGGAAGACCGTTTAAGTGATGAAAGCAGTGACTTGAGAAGTCTAAGATCTGACAGCAACGTAAGCTCAGCTTCTAACCTTGACAGTGAGGTTACAAGCAGATATAGATACGAAAGGAGCAGCGACTTCACGGAGCAGCAGCACACACCTAAACAAAGG AGTCCAGAATTGGGAATGAGGTCATTGCCAAAACCTCTGAAAGTTACGGTAGAGCAGCCAAGCCCCGTTTCAGTTCTTGATGTAGCCTTTGACGAAGATGAGTCACCATCCCCTGTGAGGAAGATATCCGTTGTCTTTAAAG ACGATGATCATCTACGTTCTGAAGAGTCCCAGTGGATGAACAAGCACAAAGCCTTACGTAGATCGATCGTGTGGCCTGAGAGTAACGGGAGTCTAGATCAGTCAGATGCTGAACTTAATGAGGGTATCATGGAAGAAGGTGGGAAACTAAACAACAATGGTGACCACCACAAGTACATCTCAGAGATACTGTTAGCATCCGGTCTTCTAAGAGATATCGACTACAGCATGCTAAGCATTCAGCTGCACCAAGCACACCTACCAATCAATCCTAGCCTTTTCTTTGTCCTGGAACAGAGCAAGACCAGTAATGTGACTCAACATGACAAAAAGCACAGAGGCATAGGATTCGGACAACAACAGACGGCGAACCTGATAGAGCGAAGCAGGAGGAAGCTTGTATTTGACACCATAAACGAGATCTTAGCTCGCAAATTCGCAGCAGAAGGGTGTACAAAGCAACCATACATAACATCATCAATCAGCCAGCTAAGGAGGACAAACAAGAGTTCAAAAGGGAATGAACTTCTGGAAACTGTGTGTTCAGAGATTGATAGATTACAAGATAACTCAAATTGCATCTTGGATGAGGACGACGAAGACCTCATTTGGGAGGACTTGCAAGGTCAAGGCATGAACTGGAAGGAGATTGAAGGAGAGACGCCAGGGTTGGTGTTAGACATTGAGAGGCTAATCTTCAAGGACTTGATCAGTGAAGTTGTGACAAGCGAGGTTGCTGCTTCTCCAGGAATGCTCAGTGGGAAACCCAGACAGCTTTTCAATTGCTAA
- the LOC125581273 gene encoding ribosome biogenesis protein WDR12 homolog: MDGEGEDASKVIHVKFVTKLYPPFKAPVSSVVIPSNVTRLGLSSIVNSLLTLEKPEAFDFLIDGELIRMSLEQFLLAKGISAERTLEIEYIRAVAPRKEEKPSLHDDWVSAVDGSSPRFILTGCYDGLGRIWSSPGSCTHILEGHTGAISSVAFVNFQGGESVTVATASKDRTLRLFKVDTAESGDSTTRVRAYKILRGHKASVQSVVAEKHGNMVCSSSWDCTINLWNTDESESELSVSGKKRKGNNQAEEAQLEGEAVTTFVGHTQCVSSVVWPEEDVIYSCSWDHSVRRWDVPTGKDTLNLYCGKALNTVDVGGEGSALVAAGGSDPILRVWDPRKPGTSAPVFQFSSHASWISACKWHESSWFHLLSASYDGKIMLWDLRTAWPLSIIDTHKDKVLCADWWKGDSVVSGGADSNLRISSGISIS; encoded by the exons ATggatggagaaggagaagatgcaTCGAAAGTAATTCACGTGAAGTTCGTGACGAAGCTTTACCCTCCGTTCAAAGCTCCGGTTAGCTCCGTCGTCATCCCTTCAAATGTCACTCGTCTCGGTCTCTCTTCCATCGTCAACTCTCTCCTCACTCTCG AGAAACCTGAGGCATTTGACTTCTTGATCGATGGGGAGCTTATTCGAATGTCACTCGAACAGTTTCTTCTCGCCAAGGGAATCTCAGCg GAACGAACTCTTGAAATCGAGTACATAAGGGCTGTTGCACCACGCAAGGAAGAGAAACCTTCATTGCATGATGATTGGGTCAGTGCCGTTGATGGTTCTTCTCCCAG GTTCATTTTGACTGGATGCTATGATGGTTTAGGAAG GATATGGAGCTCTCCTGGATCGTGTACACACATTTTAGAAGGCCACACTGGGGCAATCTCCTCTGTTGCTTTTGTTAACTTCCAAG GTGGAGAAAGTGTTACTgtagcaaccgcctctaaagaTCGGACATTGAGATTGTTTAAG GTTGATACAGCTGAATCTGGTGACTCTACTACAAGAGTCAGGGCTTACAAGATACTGCGTGGGCACAAGGCGTCAGTGCAAAGTGTTGTAGCGGAGAAACACGGGAACATG GTTTGCTCAAGTTCATGGGATTGCACGATCAATTTATGGAACACAGATGAGTCTGAGTCAGAGTTGTCAGTATCagggaagaaaagaaaagggaaTAATCAGGCCGAGGAGGCTCAATTAGAG GGAGAGGCGGTGACTACATTTGTTGGACACACACAGTGCGTCTCATCAGTTGTTTGGCCAGAGGAAGATGTAATTTATTCCTGTTCATGGGACCATTCTGTAAGAAGATGGGATGTTCCGACAGGGAAAGATACTTTGAACTTG tactgtggaaAAGCTCTCAACACGGTTGATGTTGGTGGTGAAGGTTCTGCACTTGTAGCTGCTGGTGGTTCAGATCCGATTCTTAGAGTATGGGATCCTCGTAAGCCTG GAACATCTGCTCCCGTGTTTCAGTTCTCTTCACACGCATCATGGATATCAGCCTGTAAATGGCACGAAAGCTCTTGGTTTCACTTGCTCTCAGCTTCCTATGATGGCAAAATCATGCTCTGGGATCTCAGAACCGCT TGGCCTTTGTCAATTATCGACACACACAAGGATAAG GTTTTATGTGCGGACTGGTGGAAAGGAGACAGCGTAGTGAGCGGAGGAGCTGACTCTAACCTTCGGATTTCTTCCGGAATctcaatttcttaa